A genomic stretch from Candidatus Omnitrophota bacterium includes:
- a CDS encoding response regulator transcription factor → MNGAFRNLSPIRICIVDDHLVVVEGLTYFLHNQPNFQVCGSARSASDGLRLIREMRPDVAIVDLSLNNSSGLDLIKDLQYQSPEIPAIVLSMHDELIYAERAIRLGAKGYIMKDRSFETVVDAIHAVLRKEIFISDAVKNRIMNRLAFPLCDGGNIAEALTDREQDVFRLIGQGLRPRHIAEKLNVSVNTVETHCRRIREKLELNDMKAVIEAATAWLQQNPSNAL, encoded by the coding sequence GTGAATGGCGCGTTTAGAAATTTATCGCCGATTCGAATTTGCATTGTCGACGATCATTTGGTCGTCGTCGAAGGATTGACCTATTTTTTACACAATCAACCGAACTTCCAGGTGTGCGGCTCCGCCCGATCCGCTTCCGACGGCCTCCGCTTGATTCGGGAAATGCGTCCGGATGTTGCGATCGTCGATCTATCTCTGAACAACAGTTCCGGCCTGGATTTAATAAAAGACCTTCAATATCAATCGCCTGAAATTCCGGCGATCGTACTTTCCATGCATGATGAATTGATTTATGCCGAACGCGCCATTCGATTGGGCGCGAAGGGCTACATCATGAAAGACCGGTCGTTTGAGACCGTTGTTGACGCCATTCACGCCGTTCTTCGAAAGGAAATCTTTATCAGCGACGCCGTGAAAAACCGGATCATGAACCGGCTGGCTTTTCCCTTATGCGACGGCGGCAATATCGCGGAGGCGCTGACGGATCGGGAACAGGACGTGTTTCGCCTGATCGGCCAAGGGCTGCGTCCTCGTCATATTGCCGAAAAACTGAATGTCAGCGTTAACACTGTGGAAACCCATTGCAGACGAATTCGCGAAAAATTGGAGTTGAATGATATGAAAGCGGTTATCGAAGCCGCTACCGCATGGCTGCAGCAAAATCCTTCCAACGCATTATAA
- a CDS encoding two-component regulator propeller domain-containing protein — protein MNGRKLPWRFIQFGFTWGLRIGLFFFWVHDLNSQEVPFHDDVLTFNQYSYAEGLPFNPETVIFQDRAGYMWFGSSQGLCRYNGYSFEYFGYDPQKSNSLSSPDALSIYEDERDRLWIGTGNGLNCLDKWREKCEQYFHDPNTERSLSGNHITCLIGGPNRTLWVGTTEGLNRIDLETNACTRCIHVPQSPDEPLCKVISALYADSDGTVWVGSNENLFRFDPRSAQFTRVEINETNTIERSLITCILKSRSGKLWIGRYKSGSACLDPGALQVIHYKCKLDDPHEVHRSLYEDKSGILWIATGSGLLRLNPQTGAWARETYRSERLNSLSSGGVLKAGGERSGAVWVATDNKLNRYDPSRFPFRMIKHNPNDSNSMSANSVFSICEDAKGTIWIGLEDQGLNRYDPKTQTFKQYLNDPNDPTSLSYNTVTALCPDPSGKIWVGTHLRGVCLFDPQTERFMRFPWNKDARDPVDGTGLNNDIVRAILVARDGKVWIGTENGGLNLYDPHTKRFSYFQYDPTRENSLCSNDVRSILEDRNGTIWAANSDFGSAGGAGGASRGGLNRFLPETQSFKRYPCTTTPTDRLRQLSGNRVHDLLEDRQGRFWLGANSGIVEFDRERETFSYYSPQAVLRGNDFRSLVESDDGYLWIGTGYSGIVRLNLETKEITQYDISYGMEDLGFRINAGIKTRDGSIYFGCSSGLAVLDGGRIRTNSYAPPTHIQRIQALDNDVPLSHFGDALSIRLPYWKNVLSFEFAALNFTRPLQNQYAYRLQGLDKDWVESGDRRFARYSKISPGHYVFRVKGRNNDGVWNETGESIQIVIDPPFWMTWWFRLAAALAIVFCIGGGVFLQSRHVRADNRRLEKEVRGRTAKIRADRDYLLHIIHTSPVVILGFLEDGTLTFINPAGEKTFCISSNELLGKNWWNIASNGSEREKIESIHRRIANNEFYEREIPLTLPSGRIRTILWSFVNRYDENGRRAEILAFANDITERLENEILKVSGREQRKIGQEIHDSICQTLTGLTFMCSGLLNQKETLPPSHEEMIAKIKDHLYNVTAQSKQLARGLYLHELENRGLAPALKELTTTVQSLFNVRCDFHSEGIVAIDNFEICTHLYRIAQEALSNAVKHSQANRIDLTINADPQKIFLSVRDNGAGFDFQDDSSQRGMGLGIMINRARMISASLTIDAQPGKGTDVRCLLKTNV, from the coding sequence ATGAACGGACGAAAATTGCCTTGGCGGTTCATACAGTTTGGCTTCACATGGGGGCTTCGCATTGGTCTGTTTTTCTTCTGGGTTCATGATTTGAATTCTCAGGAAGTTCCATTCCATGACGATGTTCTGACCTTCAATCAGTATTCGTACGCCGAAGGTTTGCCCTTCAATCCTGAAACTGTAATTTTTCAGGATCGCGCCGGGTATATGTGGTTTGGTTCGAGCCAGGGATTGTGCCGGTACAACGGGTATTCGTTCGAATATTTCGGATACGATCCTCAAAAGTCCAATTCGCTTTCCAGTCCGGATGCGTTGTCGATTTATGAGGATGAGCGGGATCGTCTTTGGATAGGAACCGGCAATGGTCTCAACTGCCTGGACAAATGGCGAGAGAAATGCGAGCAGTATTTCCACGATCCCAATACGGAACGATCGTTGAGCGGCAATCATATCACTTGCCTGATCGGAGGGCCGAATCGCACGCTTTGGGTGGGAACCACCGAGGGTTTGAATCGGATTGATTTAGAAACGAATGCCTGTACGCGATGCATTCATGTTCCCCAATCGCCCGATGAACCGTTATGCAAGGTTATTAGTGCGCTCTATGCGGATAGCGATGGAACGGTTTGGGTAGGATCGAATGAAAACTTGTTTCGATTCGATCCGCGATCGGCTCAATTTACTCGAGTGGAGATTAACGAAACGAATACCATTGAACGCAGTTTGATTACCTGCATTCTGAAATCCCGTTCGGGAAAATTGTGGATCGGCCGTTACAAATCGGGAAGCGCCTGTCTCGATCCCGGCGCATTGCAAGTCATTCATTATAAATGCAAACTCGACGATCCCCACGAAGTCCATCGAAGTCTTTACGAAGACAAATCCGGCATTCTATGGATAGCTACTGGTTCGGGTCTTCTGCGTTTGAATCCGCAGACGGGAGCATGGGCGCGTGAAACCTATCGGAGCGAACGGCTAAACAGTCTGAGCAGCGGAGGCGTTCTGAAAGCGGGAGGAGAACGTTCCGGCGCGGTTTGGGTGGCGACGGACAATAAATTGAACCGATACGATCCCAGCCGATTCCCTTTTCGTATGATCAAACATAATCCTAACGATTCGAACAGCATGAGCGCCAACTCCGTGTTTTCCATCTGCGAAGATGCAAAGGGAACGATCTGGATTGGACTGGAAGATCAAGGATTGAATCGCTACGATCCCAAAACGCAGACCTTCAAACAATACCTTAACGATCCTAACGATCCCACCAGTCTCAGTTACAACACCGTCACCGCTCTCTGTCCCGATCCATCCGGTAAAATCTGGGTTGGAACTCATTTGCGGGGCGTTTGCCTATTCGATCCCCAAACCGAACGCTTTATGAGATTCCCTTGGAACAAAGACGCCCGCGATCCCGTGGATGGAACGGGTCTCAACAACGATATCGTCCGCGCTATTTTAGTTGCGCGGGACGGAAAAGTGTGGATCGGCACGGAAAACGGCGGGTTGAACTTATACGATCCGCACACGAAACGTTTTTCCTATTTCCAATACGATCCCACGCGAGAAAATTCATTGTGCAGCAACGATGTTCGCTCCATTTTGGAAGATCGCAATGGAACGATCTGGGCGGCCAATTCGGATTTTGGCAGTGCAGGCGGCGCGGGGGGAGCGTCAAGGGGAGGACTCAATCGCTTCCTTCCCGAAACGCAATCGTTCAAACGATATCCTTGTACGACAACGCCAACCGATCGATTGCGCCAGCTATCCGGAAACCGAGTCCACGATCTATTGGAAGATCGCCAGGGGCGTTTTTGGTTAGGCGCCAATTCCGGGATCGTGGAGTTCGATCGAGAACGGGAGACGTTTTCCTATTACTCGCCGCAGGCCGTATTGCGCGGCAATGATTTTCGATCTCTTGTGGAATCGGACGATGGGTATTTGTGGATAGGTACGGGATATTCCGGAATCGTACGGTTGAATTTGGAGACGAAAGAAATTACTCAATATGACATTTCCTACGGAATGGAAGATTTGGGATTCCGGATCAACGCGGGGATCAAAACGCGGGACGGTTCGATTTATTTCGGTTGTTCTTCAGGGCTGGCGGTGTTGGATGGAGGACGCATTCGCACGAATTCATACGCCCCTCCCACCCACATACAACGAATTCAGGCGTTGGATAACGACGTCCCTTTAAGCCATTTCGGCGACGCACTTTCGATTCGTCTTCCCTACTGGAAAAACGTTTTGTCGTTTGAGTTTGCGGCGTTGAATTTTACGCGGCCCCTGCAAAACCAATACGCTTATCGGTTGCAAGGATTGGATAAGGATTGGGTGGAAAGCGGAGATCGGCGTTTCGCTCGATATAGTAAAATATCTCCAGGCCATTATGTTTTCCGAGTGAAAGGCAGGAACAACGACGGCGTGTGGAATGAGACTGGCGAGTCCATTCAAATCGTTATCGATCCGCCTTTCTGGATGACGTGGTGGTTTCGTCTGGCGGCGGCGTTGGCGATCGTTTTTTGCATTGGCGGCGGCGTCTTTTTGCAAAGCCGGCATGTACGAGCAGACAATCGCCGATTAGAAAAAGAAGTTCGCGGCCGAACCGCGAAAATCCGCGCCGATCGCGACTATCTGCTCCATATCATTCATACGAGTCCCGTTGTCATTCTTGGATTTTTAGAAGATGGAACTTTGACTTTCATTAATCCGGCGGGGGAAAAAACCTTTTGCATTTCTTCTAACGAACTGCTGGGAAAAAATTGGTGGAATATCGCTTCGAATGGAAGCGAACGAGAGAAAATCGAATCCATCCATCGCCGAATCGCGAACAACGAATTTTACGAGCGCGAGATTCCGTTGACGCTCCCATCGGGGAGAATCCGCACTATCCTTTGGAGTTTTGTCAATCGCTACGATGAAAACGGCCGCCGCGCCGAGATTCTGGCGTTTGCCAACGATATTACCGAACGACTGGAGAATGAAATCCTGAAAGTCAGCGGTCGGGAACAACGGAAGATCGGACAGGAAATTCACGATAGCATCTGCCAGACGTTGACGGGTTTGACTTTCATGTGTTCTGGGCTTTTGAACCAGAAAGAAACCTTGCCGCCATCTCATGAAGAGATGATTGCCAAGATCAAAGACCATCTTTATAATGTAACCGCGCAAAGCAAACAATTGGCGCGAGGCCTGTATTTGCATGAATTGGAAAACCGCGGGCTTGCGCCCGCTTTGAAGGAATTGACGACAACCGTTCAAAGTCTGTTTAACGTTCGTTGCGATTTCCATTCCGAAGGAATCGTCGCCATCGATAATTTTGAAATCTGCACTCATTTGTATCGAATCGCTCAGGAAGCTTTGAGTAACGCCGTCAAACACAGCCAGGCGAATCGAATCGATCTCACCATCAACGCCGACCCTCAAAAAATATTTCTCTCGGTTCGCGATAATGGCGCGGGATTCGATTTCCAAGACGATTCGTCTCAGCGGGGAATGGGTTTGGGAATCATGATCAACCGCGCACGCATGATTAGCGCCTCCTTGACGATTGACGCCCAGCCAGGGAAAGGAACGGATGTTCGTTGCCTGCTAAAAACGAATGTATGA
- a CDS encoding transposase, with protein MIERVFGRLKEEFGGDRVRVRKLAKANLMFGIAALTVD; from the coding sequence ATGATCGAACGGGTATTCGGCCGTCTCAAGGAAGAATTTGGAGGAGATCGCGTTCGGGTTCGGAAGTTGGCGAAGGCGAATTTGATGTTTGGGATCGCAGCGCTCACCGTCGACTAA
- a CDS encoding sugar-binding protein yields MIPTFRFNAFASLTLFLCLAAQSVLAQEGFIDCRKFGDNIVIKIDGDPSDWPINLYGNPAELPDIDPAENIGNIAASNAIDQVPLKTGDHFVYNSKKVLISSAASLDTEGEGDFEATTYIGWDDTGFYLLNIAKDSYISWDDGYSGTRDASNLPGFTNDGIEIWFDNDNDRLPPNIDTDQTSEFDLQTAFNIDAAIMKEEFDSEAIMANGLPQDFAIFRSALNTDDDAEGEILAKIERAVKLDSKPMLEHKAYVQEIKFPWGVFPSFDKDEPIGFNINWIDFDATNFQLMRWSQGNESDVQYFREMRFTSNNPLGIAASLLDWSIF; encoded by the coding sequence ATGATCCCAACATTTCGTTTCAACGCATTCGCCAGTTTGACGCTTTTCCTATGTTTAGCGGCGCAGTCTGTTCTCGCGCAGGAGGGATTCATAGACTGCCGTAAATTTGGGGACAATATCGTAATCAAGATCGATGGCGATCCTTCGGATTGGCCGATCAATCTCTATGGAAATCCTGCCGAATTGCCCGATATCGATCCCGCCGAGAACATCGGCAATATTGCGGCAAGCAATGCGATCGATCAGGTTCCTCTAAAAACGGGGGATCATTTCGTTTATAATTCCAAAAAAGTATTGATCAGTTCGGCGGCTTCGTTGGATACGGAAGGGGAAGGAGATTTTGAAGCGACAACGTATATTGGCTGGGATGACACCGGTTTTTATCTATTGAACATTGCTAAGGATAGTTATATCAGTTGGGATGATGGGTATAGCGGAACTCGAGATGCGAGCAATCTGCCTGGTTTTACCAACGATGGCATCGAAATATGGTTTGATAACGATAACGACCGGCTTCCTCCCAATATCGATACCGATCAAACCTCCGAATTCGATCTGCAAACCGCCTTTAATATTGATGCGGCTATCATGAAGGAGGAATTCGATTCGGAAGCCATAATGGCCAACGGATTGCCTCAGGATTTTGCGATCTTCCGCTCCGCGCTCAATACCGATGACGATGCAGAAGGCGAAATACTGGCCAAAATCGAGCGCGCAGTCAAACTAGATAGCAAACCTATGCTTGAACATAAAGCCTATGTGCAGGAAATCAAATTCCCTTGGGGCGTATTTCCTTCATTCGATAAAGATGAGCCGATCGGCTTCAACATTAACTGGATCGATTTTGACGCAACGAATTTCCAACTCATGCGATGGTCGCAAGGCAATGAATCGGACGTGCAGTATTTCCGTGAAATGCGTTTTACCTCTAATAATCCTTTAGGGATAGCGGCCTCATTACTTGATTGGTCTATTTTTTAA
- a CDS encoding CRTAC1 family protein, whose translation MNGKISITPVSYLIFILFFIQNTRADLSNGDVQFTDITKEAGVDFRHIAGDPLKKNLIIEAKGGGIALFDADGDGWLDIYFVNGGVLDKKMNPPPRNRLYRNNRDGAFSDITDEAGVGDAGWGMGCAAADYDNDGDVDLYVTNYGDNRFYRNDGKGHFTDIIDEAGCQSSLLSTGVSFGDYDLDGCLDLVVADYLDLHSIESTRDKDKAMWRGFLVYPGPRAYKAQGMSLFHNKGDGTFENVTQSSGFSAIEPAYSFTCLWADVNNDRYPDLYVSNDSMPSYLLINKRDGTFEETGLMAGIAYSEDGTEMASMGAAYGDMNGDFEWDLSVANFSEEPFTVHLGNGDGTFADITYTSTVGYKTYSALGWGVEWMDADNDGDEDLFFCNGHVYPEADSPDLDTSFAQSPMLYENMGNNKMSLVEKGLGNDFYKPRIGRGCAQGDLDNDGDLDLVLNNLSSSPAILRNDGGNKNNWLQLVLVGAKSNRQAIGAKVKLISGTIRLAKGLWSGSSFLSQDSAVVHLGLGRQEKADLVEIVWPSGESKKLENVKANQRIVVKENE comes from the coding sequence ATGAATGGTAAAATTTCGATAACGCCAGTTTCTTATCTGATTTTTATCCTATTTTTTATCCAAAACACTCGGGCGGATTTATCTAACGGCGATGTTCAATTTACGGATATCACGAAAGAAGCCGGCGTTGATTTTCGCCATATCGCCGGAGATCCCCTAAAAAAGAATTTAATCATTGAAGCCAAAGGCGGCGGCATTGCTCTCTTTGACGCGGATGGAGACGGATGGCTTGATATTTATTTTGTGAATGGAGGCGTATTGGATAAGAAAATGAACCCTCCGCCAAGAAACCGTCTCTACCGCAATAATCGCGACGGCGCGTTTTCCGATATCACCGATGAAGCCGGAGTGGGAGACGCCGGATGGGGAATGGGCTGCGCCGCGGCGGATTACGACAACGATGGAGATGTCGATCTTTATGTAACCAACTATGGCGATAACCGGTTCTATCGAAACGATGGCAAGGGACATTTTACCGATATTATCGATGAAGCCGGTTGCCAGTCATCGCTGCTGAGTACGGGTGTTTCCTTTGGCGATTACGATTTGGATGGCTGCCTCGATCTAGTAGTGGCCGATTACCTAGATCTCCACTCGATCGAAAGTACGCGCGACAAGGATAAAGCGATGTGGCGCGGTTTTTTGGTCTATCCCGGACCGAGAGCCTATAAAGCGCAGGGAATGTCTCTCTTTCATAATAAGGGAGACGGAACCTTTGAAAATGTTACCCAATCCTCCGGTTTTTCGGCTATTGAACCCGCGTATAGTTTCACGTGCCTGTGGGCGGATGTAAACAATGACCGCTATCCCGATTTATATGTCTCCAACGACTCCATGCCCAGTTATCTATTAATCAATAAACGCGATGGAACCTTCGAAGAGACCGGTCTCATGGCGGGCATCGCTTACAGCGAAGATGGGACGGAAATGGCTTCCATGGGCGCGGCGTATGGCGATATGAATGGGGATTTCGAATGGGATCTTTCGGTAGCCAATTTTTCGGAAGAACCGTTTACTGTTCACTTGGGCAATGGGGATGGAACTTTCGCCGACATCACCTATACCAGTACGGTGGGATATAAAACGTACTCCGCTCTGGGTTGGGGAGTGGAGTGGATGGATGCAGACAACGACGGCGATGAAGACCTTTTCTTTTGCAACGGCCATGTCTATCCGGAAGCCGACAGTCCCGACCTGGACACTTCATTCGCTCAAAGTCCTATGCTTTATGAGAATATGGGAAACAATAAAATGTCGTTGGTGGAGAAAGGGCTTGGAAATGACTTTTATAAACCCCGCATCGGCCGAGGCTGCGCGCAGGGCGATTTGGATAATGACGGCGATCTCGATTTAGTGTTGAACAATCTCAGCAGTTCTCCCGCCATTCTTCGCAACGACGGTGGAAACAAAAACAATTGGCTGCAGCTGGTTTTAGTGGGCGCAAAGTCCAATCGGCAAGCCATCGGCGCAAAAGTTAAGCTTATCTCTGGTACGATCCGCCTGGCGAAAGGCCTATGGAGCGGTTCCAGTTTTCTGTCGCAAGATAGCGCGGTGGTTCATTTGGGCCTGGGTCGGCAGGAAAAAGCCGATCTTGTCGAAATCGTCTGGCCGTCGGGAGAAAGCAAAAAATTAGAGAATGTGAAAGCGAATCAACGGATTGTCGTCAAAGAAAACGAATAG
- a CDS encoding tetratricopeptide repeat protein: protein MINAPCISVIFIFLIALSFRPGDAAAQQEGNSGVDYEFPSEPLIQDPLYAKKEQQLFDAIKKEPDNPSWLIQLARLYQVSRYYDKAIAVLNDAIAKHPSNSQAHYFLGQILGSQQRNPTRSIEELHEAIRLQPNRIEYRQELVAVYYRLQRFPPALEQIEEILQREPDNIMALYRKAVILHIQGVIPEAESILDRMPNDEHARVLKAIIVQQRGENAKPLFESILKDYPTNLRARYEYGKAILREKKVAEAQKIFEEIINEDPFYQHAQFQLIKLYSLQKEKQKAALAKQSLDTINRMGRKERNFYRSYLRHHPDTAETHYSMGLIYLEIGRGNLAEEEFLKTLSMDANHQEARFYLAQIQMASGNFDRALPYLQALLSQQPQSSRLYALIAQCYLEMKDSANAAQSLRKSLEINPQDPLANRIRELWSRRSIQSATNPN, encoded by the coding sequence ATGATTAACGCGCCTTGTATCTCGGTTATTTTCATTTTTTTAATTGCGCTTTCCTTCCGGCCTGGCGATGCGGCTGCGCAACAGGAGGGAAATTCCGGCGTTGATTATGAATTTCCCAGCGAACCGCTTATTCAAGATCCTCTCTACGCGAAGAAAGAACAACAATTATTCGACGCGATCAAGAAAGAACCGGACAATCCATCATGGCTTATCCAATTGGCTCGTCTCTATCAAGTCAGCCGTTACTATGACAAGGCCATTGCGGTTCTAAACGACGCGATCGCCAAACATCCCTCCAATAGTCAGGCTCATTATTTTCTAGGACAAATTTTGGGCAGTCAGCAACGAAATCCGACGCGCTCCATTGAGGAACTACATGAAGCCATTCGTCTTCAACCCAATAGAATCGAATATCGCCAGGAACTGGTGGCCGTGTATTACCGCCTGCAACGATTTCCTCCAGCGCTCGAACAGATCGAAGAGATTCTACAGCGCGAACCGGACAACATCATGGCGTTATACCGGAAGGCTGTAATTCTGCATATCCAAGGCGTGATTCCAGAGGCGGAGTCGATTCTAGACCGGATGCCCAATGATGAACATGCGCGGGTTTTGAAAGCGATCATTGTTCAACAACGGGGTGAAAACGCCAAGCCTTTATTCGAATCGATTCTAAAAGATTATCCAACCAATTTACGCGCGAGGTACGAGTACGGCAAAGCGATTCTCAGGGAAAAAAAGGTTGCGGAAGCGCAGAAAATTTTCGAAGAGATCATCAATGAAGATCCCTTTTATCAGCACGCGCAATTCCAACTCATCAAGTTGTACTCTCTCCAGAAGGAGAAACAAAAAGCGGCCTTAGCCAAACAAAGCCTGGATACAATCAATCGGATGGGACGGAAGGAGCGCAATTTCTACCGCAGTTATTTGCGTCATCATCCCGATACGGCGGAAACGCACTATTCGATGGGCCTCATCTACTTGGAAATTGGGCGAGGCAATTTAGCCGAGGAAGAATTCTTAAAAACGCTTTCCATGGATGCCAACCACCAAGAAGCGCGCTTTTACCTGGCGCAGATTCAAATGGCCAGCGGGAATTTCGATCGAGCGTTGCCTTATTTGCAAGCGCTTCTCAGCCAACAGCCGCAATCGTCTCGTCTCTATGCGTTGATCGCCCAATGCTATCTGGAGATGAAAGACTCCGCTAACGCCGCGCAATCTCTCCGTAAATCCCTGGAAATTAATCCGCAGGATCCTCTCGCCAACCGCATCCGGGAACTATGGAGCAGGCGCTCTATCCAATCCGCAACAAACCCGAATTAA
- a CDS encoding HD domain-containing phosphohydrolase, with protein sequence MNKTDIVSCLNRSSLFSSFKRETIELAAGRFREKSFRKDEIVFYEGDKGGAFYIVAAGEFSIFKETGRGLRELKRIGPGEVFGEMAMITLERRSATVRAVKNSLCLMMDEGDFSEWMKKDESFSRNIYKILSYRLNDSNERYTKEIFNAHQAIIFSLASLAESRDPTTGSHLYRVREHCALLARLLCGQPNYLDVTPIFVESIYIVSPLHDIGKVAIPDGILLKTGGLTPNEFEIMKSHTTVGAKSMMMVLEYCDNETFRMAHNIVHYHHERFNGAGYPCGLKGDEIPIEARIITLADVYDALRSKRPYKPSLSHREAAEEINNMAGSFFDPAITEIMLAHIEAFEEIDRKYRSNDE encoded by the coding sequence ATGAACAAAACGGATATCGTTTCCTGTCTGAATCGAAGCAGCCTTTTTTCCAGTTTCAAGCGCGAAACCATAGAACTCGCCGCAGGGCGGTTTCGTGAAAAATCTTTTCGCAAAGACGAAATCGTCTTCTATGAAGGCGACAAAGGGGGCGCATTTTATATCGTTGCGGCTGGGGAATTCAGCATATTCAAGGAGACGGGTCGGGGCTTGCGCGAATTAAAGCGGATCGGTCCCGGCGAAGTTTTCGGCGAGATGGCCATGATTACGCTAGAACGCCGGTCAGCGACGGTGAGAGCCGTAAAAAATTCCCTATGTCTTATGATGGACGAAGGGGATTTTTCCGAATGGATGAAAAAGGACGAATCTTTTTCCCGCAATATTTACAAGATCCTATCGTATCGTTTGAATGATTCCAACGAACGCTACACGAAGGAAATATTCAACGCCCATCAGGCGATTATCTTTTCCTTGGCCAGCTTGGCGGAATCGCGCGATCCTACGACGGGATCGCATCTCTACCGCGTTCGCGAACATTGCGCCTTGCTCGCCCGTCTATTATGCGGCCAGCCTAACTACCTGGACGTCACGCCCATATTCGTAGAAAGCATTTACATCGTTTCGCCGCTGCACGATATCGGCAAGGTAGCCATTCCCGATGGAATCCTCTTGAAAACCGGCGGCCTTACTCCCAACGAATTCGAAATCATGAAATCCCATACTACTGTGGGCGCCAAATCGATGATGATGGTATTGGAATACTGCGACAACGAAACCTTTCGCATGGCTCACAATATCGTTCACTACCACCATGAACGCTTCAACGGCGCAGGCTATCCTTGCGGCTTGAAGGGCGACGAAATTCCTATCGAGGCGCGCATTATCACCCTGGCGGACGTTTACGACGCTCTTCGTTCCAAGCGCCCCTACAAGCCTTCTCTAAGCCATCGGGAAGCCGCCGAGGAAATCAACAACATGGCGGGATCGTTTTTCGATCCCGCCATTACGGAAATCATGCTGGCGCATATCGAGGCGTTTGAAGAGATCGATCGGAAATACCGCTCGAATGACGAATAA